The proteins below are encoded in one region of Streptomyces roseirectus:
- a CDS encoding alpha/beta hydrolase family protein, translated as MRHRVRRFEDVGVTETIAGLLMSPPEFFAVLGAVALVVARWLPPAARRHVTIAAGTAFVLSVIVLGVVGIRWQVAPVLVGGGVALPFAVSPLLRALRRRPGRRAWRARWWLALPGSVACLGLIAAGPVAAWAFPVPVFPEPSGPFAVGTRVVQWTDPNRPETFTADPDDRRTVVVQLWYPARKSPPGVRRAQYLGRTRQEARTVSAALADAVGLPGFLTDGLPQARTHAVVDAPVAGGDERFPVVLFSPGAGGVRTQNTAWAEELAGHGYVVAALDHPYDSAAVVLDDGRTVHAVTASTGDRDADDALAADWTAVRAADLGFVLTRLEDLNRGASIGNDSLAGRLDTGRAAVTGHSMGGAAALQAARKDPRFTAVIDLDGYPHGAVSPALRQPVLALTQAITPNTDPRYLPRLTRALASNTTTSYRLTLPGAAHLTFMDGPLYLPPVPSIVGSLGRTGSVRAVAAPTLAFLDATLRHTPGDLADTLSPYGTLSVHRPADPRCSRRCRPTRLTPVTTPSPDRRTPETDD; from the coding sequence ATGCGTCACCGGGTGCGCCGCTTCGAGGATGTCGGCGTGACCGAGACGATCGCGGGACTCCTCATGTCCCCTCCCGAGTTCTTCGCCGTGCTGGGCGCCGTCGCGCTGGTGGTGGCGCGCTGGCTTCCCCCTGCCGCCCGTCGGCACGTCACGATCGCGGCGGGGACGGCGTTCGTGCTGTCCGTGATCGTGCTGGGTGTGGTGGGGATCCGCTGGCAGGTGGCGCCGGTGCTGGTGGGTGGTGGCGTCGCGCTGCCGTTCGCCGTCTCCCCGCTGCTGCGCGCGCTCCGGCGCCGTCCCGGCCGACGGGCGTGGCGGGCGCGGTGGTGGCTGGCGTTGCCGGGGTCGGTGGCCTGCCTCGGTCTGATCGCCGCCGGGCCGGTGGCCGCCTGGGCGTTTCCCGTGCCCGTGTTCCCCGAGCCGTCGGGCCCCTTCGCCGTCGGCACCCGAGTGGTGCAGTGGACCGACCCGAACCGCCCCGAGACCTTCACCGCCGACCCGGACGACCGGCGCACGGTCGTGGTCCAGCTCTGGTATCCCGCGCGCAAGAGCCCCCCGGGCGTACGCCGGGCCCAGTACCTCGGACGCACCCGGCAAGAGGCACGCACCGTCTCCGCCGCCCTGGCCGACGCCGTCGGCCTGCCCGGCTTCCTGACCGACGGACTGCCGCAGGCCCGCACCCACGCGGTCGTCGACGCCCCGGTGGCCGGCGGGGACGAACGGTTCCCCGTCGTGCTGTTCTCCCCCGGAGCGGGCGGAGTGCGCACCCAGAACACCGCCTGGGCGGAGGAACTGGCCGGCCACGGCTACGTGGTGGCCGCCCTCGACCACCCCTACGACTCCGCGGCGGTCGTCCTGGACGACGGCCGCACCGTCCACGCCGTCACCGCCTCCACGGGAGACCGGGACGCGGACGACGCACTCGCGGCCGACTGGACGGCCGTCCGAGCCGCCGACCTCGGCTTCGTCCTCACCCGGCTGGAGGACCTGAACCGCGGTGCCTCCATCGGAAACGACTCGCTGGCCGGACGTCTGGACACCGGCCGGGCAGCGGTGACCGGCCACTCCATGGGCGGCGCCGCCGCCCTCCAGGCCGCCCGCAAGGACCCCCGGTTCACCGCCGTCATCGACCTGGACGGCTACCCCCACGGCGCCGTCTCCCCTGCCCTCCGCCAGCCGGTGCTCGCCCTCACCCAGGCCATCACCCCGAACACCGACCCGCGCTACCTGCCCCGCCTCACCCGGGCCCTCGCCTCCAACACCACGACGAGCTACCGGCTCACCCTCCCCGGCGCCGCCCACCTCACCTTCATGGACGGCCCCCTCTACCTGCCCCCGGTCCCCTCGATCGTCGGCTCCCTGGGCCGCACCGGGAGCGTCCGCGCCGTCGCCGCGCCCACCCTCGCCTTCCTGGACGCCACCCTGCGGCACACACCCGGCGACCTGGCCGACACGCTGTCGCCCTACGGCACGCTCAGCGTCCACCGCCCGGCCGACCCTCGCTGTTCGCGCCGCTGTCGGCCCACCCGGCTCACCCCGGTCACGACACCGAGTCCCGACCGCCGCACTCCGGAGACGGACGACTGA
- a CDS encoding sensor histidine kinase: MTEADAGHDHAHPVRPARRALPPAPLLLTPLFLLHVAATHAPHELPPAAALTIALTLPLLWRHRAPRAVFGAVAAAALVQWLANLQLPADVALLVALYTVAAHAGRRATLVAAAVVEGGALLACLRWATDGAFLAPFVALSATVVATVALGTNARTTRAHLAALEERAARLEQHQDQQARLAVAEERTRIAREMHDIVTHNLSVMVALTDSAVQTRHRSPDKTTATLLQVSETGRQALTDMRRTLGILRTDEPDAHRHPLPGIAQLDALADRMRAAGLPTRLDVSGGHARVPATAQLTVYRLVQEALTNTLKHTPAATRADVRIRCTATTVTVDVTDNGPRRLPTDAPSGQGIPGMCERSAAYGGTLRAGPLPGGGWHVHTRLHLDSDGATPA, encoded by the coding sequence ATGACGGAGGCTGACGCAGGGCACGACCACGCCCACCCGGTACGCCCCGCGCGTCGCGCGCTGCCACCCGCCCCGCTCCTGCTGACCCCCCTGTTCCTCCTCCACGTCGCGGCCACACACGCACCGCACGAACTCCCACCGGCCGCAGCCCTCACCATCGCCCTCACGCTGCCCCTCCTGTGGCGGCACCGCGCCCCACGCGCGGTGTTCGGCGCCGTCGCGGCCGCAGCCCTCGTCCAGTGGCTGGCGAACCTCCAACTGCCCGCGGACGTGGCCCTGTTGGTGGCCCTCTACACGGTGGCCGCGCACGCGGGCAGACGCGCGACGCTGGTCGCCGCCGCAGTCGTCGAGGGCGGGGCTCTGCTGGCGTGCCTGCGGTGGGCGACGGACGGCGCGTTCCTGGCGCCCTTCGTCGCGCTGAGCGCGACCGTCGTCGCCACGGTCGCCCTGGGCACGAACGCGCGGACCACGCGCGCCCATCTCGCCGCCCTGGAGGAACGGGCCGCGCGCCTGGAACAGCACCAGGACCAGCAGGCACGACTGGCCGTCGCCGAGGAACGGACCCGCATCGCCCGGGAGATGCACGACATCGTCACCCACAACCTGTCCGTCATGGTCGCCCTCACCGACTCCGCCGTCCAGACGCGGCACCGGTCACCCGACAAGACCACCGCCACGCTGCTCCAGGTCTCTGAGACCGGACGGCAGGCCCTGACCGACATGCGGCGCACGCTCGGCATCCTGCGGACCGACGAACCCGACGCGCACCGCCACCCCCTGCCCGGCATCGCCCAGCTCGACGCCCTCGCCGACCGGATGCGCGCCGCCGGTCTGCCCACCCGCCTCGACGTCTCCGGCGGCCACGCCCGCGTGCCCGCCACCGCCCAACTGACCGTCTACCGCCTGGTCCAGGAAGCCTTGACCAACACCCTCAAACACACCCCCGCCGCCACCCGGGCCGACGTCCGGATCCGGTGCACCGCCACGACCGTCACCGTGGACGTCACCGACAACGGCCCCCGCCGCCTCCCCACCGACGCCCCCTCCGGCCAAGGCATCCCCGGCATGTGCGAGCGCTCGGCCGCCTACGGCGGGACGCTGCGCGCCGGACCGCTCCCGGGCGGCGGCTGGCACGTCCACACCCGCCTCCACCTCGACAGCGACGGAGCGACGCCCGCATGA
- a CDS encoding response regulator encodes MTIRILIADDEALLRMAFTTILDAQPDMAPVGEAADGAEAVRLARELRPDVVLMDVRMPGTDGIEATRRLTEHSPRSKVLILTTFDLDEYAFAGLAAGASGFLLKNTRPEELLTAIRDVAAGDAVLAPRITRRLLDDLRPHLRHGSRTVHDERLGRLSTRERDVLVKVGSGLSNAEIAAALHLAEATVKAHLGQILRKLGLRDRIQAVIFAYDNRLVHPT; translated from the coding sequence ATGACGATCCGCATCCTGATCGCCGACGACGAAGCGCTGCTGCGGATGGCCTTCACCACGATCCTCGACGCCCAGCCCGACATGGCACCCGTCGGCGAGGCCGCGGACGGCGCCGAGGCCGTGCGCCTCGCCCGGGAACTGCGCCCCGACGTCGTCCTGATGGACGTCCGGATGCCCGGTACCGACGGCATCGAGGCGACCCGCCGGCTCACCGAACACTCGCCCCGGAGCAAGGTCCTGATCCTCACCACCTTCGACCTCGACGAGTACGCCTTCGCCGGGCTCGCCGCCGGAGCCTCCGGATTCCTGCTGAAGAACACCAGGCCCGAGGAACTGCTCACCGCGATCCGCGACGTGGCCGCGGGCGACGCCGTTCTCGCCCCGAGGATCACCCGCCGCCTGCTCGACGACCTCCGCCCGCACCTCCGCCACGGGAGCCGCACCGTCCACGACGAACGGCTCGGCCGGCTCAGCACGCGCGAACGCGACGTCCTCGTCAAGGTCGGCAGCGGCCTGTCCAACGCCGAGATCGCGGCCGCCCTGCACCTCGCCGAGGCGACCGTCAAGGCCCATCTCGGGCAGATCCTGCGGAAACTCGGACTCCGCGACCGGATCCAGGCGGTGATCTTCGCCTACGACAACCGCCTCGTCCACCCGACCTGA
- a CDS encoding alcohol dehydrogenase catalytic domain-containing protein encodes MRALTWHGKRDVRVEEVPDPKVERPDDVIVEVTSSGICGSDLHLYEVFGPYLEPGDILGHEAVGVVAETGPEVTGVAVGDRVVVPFNVSCNHCWMCRQGLQSQCETTQVTETGSGAALFGYTKLYGQVPGGQAELLRVPFGNTLPIKVEHGPPDDRYVYLSDVLPTAWQAVEYADIPPGGSVTVLGLGPIGDMATRVARLRGADLVVGVDRVDARLERARRLGTTVVDLRETGTDAGDAVRDLTGGRGTDAVIDAVGLEAHGAPVAQAAQWAVGLLPGKLARPLMERAGVDRTAALYGAVDAVRRGGTLSLSGVYGGAATPMPMLTMFDKQLTIRMDQANVWRWVDAIRPHLTDDDPLGVDTFATHHLPLTEAPSAYAAFQTKTDGMIKTLLRP; translated from the coding sequence ATGCGTGCCCTGACCTGGCACGGGAAGCGTGATGTGCGTGTGGAGGAGGTGCCGGACCCGAAGGTGGAGCGGCCGGACGACGTGATCGTGGAGGTGACGTCGAGCGGGATCTGCGGCTCCGACCTGCATCTGTACGAGGTCTTCGGGCCGTACCTGGAACCCGGCGACATCCTCGGGCACGAGGCCGTCGGTGTCGTCGCCGAGACGGGGCCCGAGGTCACCGGCGTCGCGGTCGGGGACCGTGTCGTCGTGCCGTTCAACGTCTCCTGCAACCACTGCTGGATGTGCCGCCAGGGCCTCCAGTCGCAGTGCGAGACGACCCAGGTGACCGAGACGGGCAGCGGCGCCGCGCTGTTCGGCTACACCAAGCTCTACGGACAAGTCCCCGGCGGACAGGCCGAGTTGCTGCGCGTGCCGTTCGGGAACACCCTGCCGATCAAGGTGGAGCACGGCCCGCCGGACGACCGGTACGTCTACCTCTCCGACGTCCTGCCGACGGCCTGGCAGGCGGTCGAGTACGCGGACATCCCGCCCGGCGGCTCCGTCACCGTCCTGGGCCTCGGCCCGATCGGCGACATGGCCACCCGCGTCGCCCGCCTGCGCGGCGCGGACCTCGTCGTCGGCGTCGACCGCGTGGACGCCCGCCTGGAACGCGCCCGGCGGCTCGGCACCACGGTCGTCGACCTGCGCGAGACCGGCACGGACGCCGGCGACGCGGTCCGCGACCTCACCGGGGGCCGGGGCACGGACGCCGTGATCGACGCCGTGGGTCTTGAGGCGCACGGCGCGCCCGTCGCGCAGGCCGCGCAGTGGGCCGTCGGCCTGCTCCCCGGCAAGCTCGCGCGCCCCCTGATGGAACGCGCGGGCGTGGACCGCACGGCCGCCCTGTACGGCGCGGTCGACGCGGTGCGCCGGGGCGGCACCCTCTCCCTCAGCGGCGTCTACGGCGGCGCCGCCACCCCCATGCCGATGCTGACGATGTTCGACAAGCAGCTCACGATCCGCATGGACCAGGCCAACGTCTGGCGCTGGGTGGACGCCATTCGCCCCCACCTCACCGACGACGATCCCCTCGGCGTCGACACCTTCGCCACCCACCACCTCCCCCTCACGGAGGCGCCGTCCGCCTACGCCGCGTTCCAGACGAAGACGGACGGCATGATTAAGACCCTCCTCAGGCCCTGA
- a CDS encoding DUF5709 domain-containing protein: MNDPGSADDVHQPGGDNEEQEDAAPLDLQDAVDERAYDDLLDEGYSPPEKPLGVNRRGTTAREQREGEPLEERLRQETPDPGPEPGDGVGDLPGGEGEPRDDETGDRRAGRLVAPDEGVRTDTTPELLADDKGVDGGAAGAEEAAVHIVPGEDEGER, from the coding sequence GTGAACGACCCCGGCAGCGCGGACGACGTCCACCAGCCCGGCGGCGACAACGAGGAGCAGGAGGACGCGGCGCCGCTGGACCTCCAGGACGCCGTCGACGAACGCGCCTACGACGACCTCCTCGACGAGGGGTACTCGCCGCCGGAGAAACCCCTCGGCGTCAACCGCAGGGGCACCACCGCGCGGGAACAGCGCGAGGGCGAGCCCTTGGAGGAACGACTGCGGCAGGAGACGCCGGACCCGGGGCCCGAGCCCGGTGACGGCGTCGGGGATCTGCCCGGCGGGGAGGGCGAGCCGCGCGACGACGAGACGGGTGACCGCCGTGCCGGTCGGCTGGTCGCCCCCGACGAGGGCGTACGGACGGACACGACGCCCGAACTCCTCGCCGACGACAAGGGTGTTGACGGCGGCGCGGCGGGCGCGGAGGAGGCGGCGGTGCACATCGTGCCGGGCGAGGACGAGGGCGAGCGGTGA
- a CDS encoding LamG-like jellyroll fold domain-containing protein — protein MPSPDERSARRRAPAAVALALGAGLLATPAVPAQAADAPAPVAHYTFDQDDPASGRITDTSGNNLTATLVNPQTAQSVAGATGGKALALPGGAPTSTGAYVRLPREVVGDAADLTVSARVRWGTDASSWQRIFDLGTDTTTYLFTTPSNGSVLRTAVSLGGGGAEAQVSGYAPLPAEQWRTVTVTLDTGARRITTYLDGVAVSSAETGIKAKDLVGASATTSGHIGKSWFQDPLFKGAIDDFAVWHTALTAEQVAGRITAPPTLQRLSQTAFDLRTATGTPPPLPAVIRASFSDGYDRDVPVTWDAVPADKYAKPGTFTVAGRSAGQAVSASVTVVREGQLTVDLATNTGAFHGGASGTLYGVYGPDVPTNNLIEGMGLRTVSTKAQDGPQHPGADALEVVKPLADSTDGDVYIYMTDIHRGFPYQWPGSTPAEKVKLYEEKMAKQVDQVLRLPEEYRDNIVFVPFNEPEGNMYGTGEWSYDKVSWLDDPAAYFAAWDSAYKLIKSRIPDARIAGPNTSILYEQVKGFLTHAKAAKTMPDVITWHELSHPEAVRQSVAKYRAWEKELGIGPLPVNINEYAFNYHTSVPGQMIQWVSAIEESKVDADIAYWNIDGNLSDSAVQSNRGNGQWWLLNSYASMSGHTVSVTPPFPGQNYTMQGVATLDEAKKQARLIFGGSAGKGNITFSGVPKKVFGSQVHAWVREIEWSGQIGDNSGPKLITEKNLKVAADGTVTVDFGDGTLPALKESSAYEIVLSPAGKALNAQAAPVRWQGSYEAEDAAHTGSGYSKNGPEGSPRDVSRFYTSGSYDVGGLRTGSDVTLDFTVDVPEDGTYDLSVFANSLNTYDKVSEQGPTNVFLRVDGAAEQELYLPLGYKWVVWDHTDAKVRLTKGRHTLTLAAKSLDGTRATKGDALVDRVTLSLPSPSAGTRVYEGELAWLGGGARPVYGPALTGAGGARVGRGQTATFWVYSPADREATLTVDAVGGAGARLSVNGNDVLTLGPGKRQVAVSLSGGVNKVTLTGSSNPALVDRLAVTPTAGRLPARTYEAGDAVLAGSASLTTLPLATGGTAITGVGGDPGNTNTATFTVDADRAGLYALRIRYSNPEQSPATHYNPDPLARHADLSVNGAAPRRVNFPHSFHQDNFWELTVPVQLKKGANTVSFRSEELPNFDGTSYASDTFPGVLLRSRFAPLIDRIVVAPYAREVR, from the coding sequence GGCGCCTACGTCCGGCTGCCCCGCGAGGTCGTGGGCGACGCCGCCGACCTGACCGTCTCGGCCCGCGTGAGGTGGGGCACCGACGCGTCGAGCTGGCAGCGCATCTTCGACCTGGGCACCGACACCACGACGTACCTGTTCACGACCCCCTCCAACGGCAGCGTCCTGCGCACGGCCGTCAGCCTGGGCGGCGGGGGCGCGGAGGCGCAGGTGTCCGGGTACGCGCCGCTGCCCGCCGAGCAGTGGCGGACCGTCACCGTCACCCTCGACACCGGAGCGCGCCGCATCACCACCTACCTCGACGGCGTCGCCGTCTCCTCCGCCGAGACGGGCATCAAGGCGAAGGACCTGGTGGGCGCCTCGGCGACGACCTCGGGCCACATCGGCAAGTCCTGGTTCCAGGACCCCCTGTTCAAGGGCGCGATCGACGACTTCGCCGTCTGGCACACCGCCCTCACCGCCGAGCAGGTGGCCGGCCGGATCACCGCGCCGCCCACGCTCCAGCGCCTCTCGCAGACCGCCTTCGACCTCCGCACGGCGACCGGCACGCCCCCGCCGTTGCCCGCCGTCATCCGCGCCTCCTTCTCCGACGGCTACGACCGCGACGTGCCGGTCACCTGGGACGCCGTCCCGGCCGACAAGTACGCGAAGCCCGGCACGTTCACCGTCGCCGGACGGTCCGCCGGGCAGGCGGTGTCGGCGAGCGTCACCGTCGTGCGCGAGGGGCAGCTCACCGTCGACCTCGCCACAAACACGGGCGCGTTCCACGGCGGCGCGTCGGGCACGCTGTACGGGGTGTACGGGCCCGACGTCCCGACGAACAACCTGATCGAGGGCATGGGGCTGCGGACGGTCTCGACCAAGGCGCAGGACGGGCCGCAGCACCCGGGCGCCGACGCACTGGAGGTCGTCAAGCCGCTCGCGGACTCCACCGACGGCGACGTCTACATCTACATGACCGACATCCACCGCGGCTTCCCCTACCAGTGGCCCGGCAGCACGCCCGCCGAGAAGGTGAAGCTGTACGAGGAGAAGATGGCCAAGCAGGTCGACCAGGTCCTGCGGCTGCCCGAGGAGTACCGGGACAACATCGTCTTCGTGCCGTTCAACGAGCCCGAGGGCAACATGTACGGAACCGGCGAGTGGAGCTACGACAAGGTCAGCTGGCTGGACGACCCGGCCGCCTACTTCGCCGCGTGGGACTCCGCGTACAAGCTCATCAAGAGCCGGATTCCGGACGCGCGGATCGCGGGCCCCAACACCAGCATCCTGTACGAGCAGGTGAAGGGCTTCCTCACGCACGCGAAGGCCGCCAAGACGATGCCCGACGTCATCACCTGGCACGAGCTGAGCCACCCGGAGGCGGTGCGGCAGAGCGTCGCCAAGTACCGCGCCTGGGAGAAGGAACTGGGTATCGGGCCGCTGCCGGTCAACATCAACGAGTACGCGTTCAACTACCACACCTCGGTGCCGGGCCAGATGATCCAGTGGGTGTCCGCGATCGAGGAGTCCAAGGTGGACGCCGACATCGCGTACTGGAACATCGACGGCAACCTCTCCGACTCGGCCGTGCAGTCCAACCGGGGCAACGGGCAGTGGTGGCTGCTCAATTCGTACGCCTCGATGAGCGGGCACACCGTCTCCGTGACGCCGCCGTTCCCGGGCCAGAACTACACGATGCAGGGCGTGGCCACGCTCGACGAGGCGAAGAAGCAGGCGCGGCTGATCTTCGGCGGGTCCGCCGGCAAGGGGAACATCACGTTCTCCGGCGTCCCGAAGAAGGTGTTCGGCTCTCAAGTCCACGCCTGGGTGCGGGAGATCGAGTGGAGCGGGCAGATCGGCGACAACTCCGGTCCCAAGCTGATCACCGAGAAGAACCTGAAGGTCGCGGCCGACGGCACGGTCACCGTCGACTTCGGTGACGGCACGCTGCCCGCGCTGAAGGAGTCCTCGGCGTACGAGATCGTCCTCAGCCCGGCCGGCAAGGCCCTCAACGCGCAGGCGGCGCCCGTGCGGTGGCAGGGTTCCTACGAGGCCGAGGACGCCGCGCACACCGGGTCCGGGTACTCCAAGAACGGGCCCGAGGGCTCCCCGCGCGACGTGTCGAGGTTCTACACCTCCGGCAGTTACGACGTCGGCGGCCTGCGCACCGGCTCCGACGTCACGCTCGACTTCACCGTCGACGTGCCCGAGGACGGCACCTACGACCTCAGCGTCTTCGCCAACTCCCTCAACACGTACGACAAGGTGAGCGAACAGGGCCCCACCAACGTGTTCCTGCGCGTGGACGGAGCCGCCGAGCAGGAGCTGTACCTGCCGCTCGGCTACAAGTGGGTCGTCTGGGACCACACCGACGCCAAGGTCCGCCTCACCAAGGGCCGGCACACCCTCACGCTCGCCGCGAAGAGCCTCGACGGCACGCGCGCGACCAAGGGCGACGCGCTCGTGGACCGCGTCACGCTGTCCCTGCCGTCCCCGTCGGCCGGCACCCGGGTGTACGAGGGTGAGCTGGCGTGGCTCGGCGGCGGGGCGCGTCCCGTGTACGGGCCCGCGCTCACCGGGGCCGGCGGCGCGCGGGTCGGGCGGGGGCAGACGGCTACGTTCTGGGTGTACTCCCCCGCCGACCGCGAGGCCACTCTCACGGTCGACGCCGTCGGCGGCGCGGGCGCGCGGCTGTCCGTCAACGGCAACGACGTCCTCACGCTCGGCCCCGGCAAGCGCCAGGTCGCCGTCTCCCTCTCCGGCGGCGTCAACAAGGTGACCCTGACGGGGAGTTCGAACCCGGCGCTGGTCGACCGCCTCGCGGTCACACCGACCGCGGGCCGGCTCCCGGCGCGCACCTACGAGGCGGGCGACGCCGTCCTCGCGGGGTCGGCGAGCCTCACGACGCTGCCGCTCGCGACCGGCGGGACGGCGATCACCGGGGTCGGCGGCGACCCCGGCAACACCAACACGGCGACGTTCACCGTCGACGCCGACCGGGCCGGGCTGTACGCGCTGCGCATCCGCTACTCCAACCCCGAGCAGTCACCGGCCACCCACTACAACCCCGACCCCCTGGCCCGCCACGCCGACCTCTCCGTCAACGGCGCCGCTCCCCGGCGGGTGAACTTCCCCCACAGCTTCCACCAGGACAACTTCTGGGAGCTGACCGTGCCGGTGCAGCTGAAGAAGGGCGCGAACACGGTGTCGTTCCGCTCGGAGGAGCTGCCCAACTTCGACGGGACGTCCTACGCGTCGGACACGTTCCCCGGGGTGCTGCTGCGCTCCCGGTTCGCGCCGCTGATCGACCGGATCGTCGTGGCGCCGTACGCACGGGAGGTGCGCTGA